A genomic segment from Campylobacter sp. MG1 encodes:
- a CDS encoding ABC transporter permease, which translates to MNSLKIHLGFILPLLIICFCFEFVFLITNTVKHYENNLNNDYSVVIASDIKLSEDNMKDVKYFQKLEILSTEDILNQLKNNISQKNLDTLKDKLPNFYSIKFNKFINENEVNDIKNELLKIKNIIKVETFSKTHIKIYKLLVVIKFILYTFLVFAILLSIVLFFKQIRIWLYQHQERIYILTLFGANFFQKASTMLYIVFLDNIICFVLLVAFFLNFYNISLIVDYFASIGIDLPVLNFLPSLIQISFYSLIFSLLCVIIVMLKVRK; encoded by the coding sequence ATGAATTCGCTTAAAATACATTTAGGTTTTATATTGCCATTATTAATTATATGTTTTTGTTTTGAATTTGTATTTTTAATTACTAATACTGTAAAACATTATGAAAATAACTTAAATAATGATTATAGTGTGGTTATAGCGAGTGATATAAAACTTAGTGAAGATAATATGAAGGATGTAAAATATTTTCAAAAATTAGAAATATTAAGTACTGAAGACATTTTAAATCAGCTAAAAAATAACATATCTCAGAAAAATTTGGATACATTAAAAGATAAATTGCCTAATTTTTATAGTATTAAATTTAATAAATTTATTAATGAAAATGAAGTAAATGACATAAAAAATGAATTATTAAAAATAAAGAATATAATAAAAGTTGAAACTTTTTCTAAGACTCATATAAAAATATATAAATTATTAGTTGTTATTAAGTTTATTTTATATACATTTTTGGTTTTTGCGATTTTATTATCAATAGTTTTATTTTTTAAACAGATTAGAATTTGGTTATATCAACACCAAGAAAGAATATATATATTAACATTATTTGGTGCTAATTTTTTTCAAAAAGCATCAACTATGCTATATATCGTTTTTTTAGATAATATCATATGTTTTGTATTGCTTGTTGCGTTTTTTCTTAATTTTTATAATATTAGTTTGATAGTAGATTATTTTGCTAGTATTGGTATTGATTTGCCGGTTTTAAATTTTTTGCCTAGCTTAATTCAAATTTCTTTTTATTCTTTAATTTTTTCATTATTGTGTGTTATTATAGTTATGCTTAAGGTTAGAAAATAA
- a CDS encoding tRNA (guanosine(46)-N7)-methyltransferase TrmB: MPNFKTKEILNLELPVIYDGVKFNFSTTEYLGVVLVHTSIEDKSFFIQINHKKDEFVIKIDKMTKITDLALMQKALMVFEKYFCKNIISRAYGFNDNKKLANNIISNVSEFKNYINNTKKNIYLEIGFGSGRHLIYQAKNNPENIYIGIEIYKPSLIQVSKLAKYLNNVLLLDFDARIAIKELENNTLDGVFLHFPVPWDDAVNRRVVSTEFRDEIMRVLKNNAFFELRSDSLMYVDYTKNIFSDFNYDFFKNKNAKIISKYESRWLKNNKNIYDFIVYKSNNNEIVFNKNDNFKVNFKVNFKKIERIKYVCDDFFVKINRIYNAGNFIILQVAYGSFDTPSNSYLLCEEGKEFKFLFYEFCPNNQNIKAFNKLKEYLE, encoded by the coding sequence ATGCCAAATTTTAAAACAAAAGAGATATTAAATTTAGAATTACCAGTAATTTATGATGGTGTTAAATTTAATTTTAGTACCACTGAATATTTAGGTGTTGTTTTAGTTCATACAAGTATAGAAGATAAAAGTTTTTTTATACAAATAAATCATAAAAAAGATGAATTTGTGATTAAAATTGACAAAATGACAAAAATTACTGATTTAGCTTTAATGCAAAAAGCACTTATGGTTTTTGAAAAATATTTTTGTAAAAATATAATTTCTAGAGCTTATGGATTTAATGATAATAAAAAACTAGCAAATAATATTATTTCTAATGTTAGTGAATTTAAAAATTATATTAATAATACTAAAAAAAATATATATTTAGAAATAGGGTTTGGTTCAGGTAGACATTTAATATATCAAGCTAAAAATAATCCAGAAAATATTTATATAGGAATTGAAATTTATAAACCAAGTTTGATTCAAGTAAGTAAGTTAGCAAAATATTTAAATAATGTTTTATTACTTGATTTTGATGCTAGAATTGCTATCAAAGAATTAGAAAATAATACTTTAGATGGTGTGTTTTTGCATTTTCCAGTCCCTTGGGATGATGCTGTTAATAGAAGAGTTGTGTCTACTGAATTTCGTGATGAGATTATGAGAGTATTAAAAAATAATGCTTTTTTTGAATTACGAAGTGATAGTTTGATGTATGTTGATTATACTAAAAATATTTTTTCAGATTTTAATTATGACTTTTTTAAAAATAAAAATGCAAAAATAATTAGTAAATATGAGAGTCGTTGGTTAAAAAATAATAAAAATATTTATGATTTTATTGTATATAAAAGTAACAATAATGAAATAGTTTTTAACAAAAATGACAATTTTAAAGTAAATTTTAAAGTAAATTTTAAAAAAATAGAGCGTATTAAATATGTATGTGATGATTTTTTTGTTAAAATTAATAGAATTTATAATGCTGGTAATTTTATAATTTTACAGGTTGCTTATGGTTCATTTGATACACCTAGTAATTCTTATCTTTTGTGTGAAGAAGGTAAAGAATTTAAATTTTTATTTTATGAATTTTGTCCGAATAATCAAAATATTAAGGCATTTAATAAGCTCAAGGAATATTTAGAATGA
- a CDS encoding fibronectin type III domain-containing protein yields the protein MNNITKASFFTAMIIGFSACSSTTNLSEVRPVDNLTSVTNIKTLQGMKDIGFEWDPIYDTNVSGYKIFRKEVKEDGTIGNDVLIATIKDRYATHFSDNNLKTNTQYIYTFATFNDSGLSTLNQVNVKTKGTISGVTFIQAIAGLPNKIKIIWRPHNDTRVVKYNIYKKDLKSDNWRILATVNNRLSAEYIDTVKPNMYARYKISAVTFNGVESEFSQEVEAISKVLPPQVINIQASSNLPKKIILTWDAPKYNDFAYYRIYSSRASLLPFFELATTHENQYEDLVNDDGVTRYYYITMVDKDGLESQKSNVNVAGMSLAKPKSPIITGFELYGETGLKVKWVNNDNRIKHFKLFKNGTEIANGINGNFFIDSSYVSGDTYQVVGIDEYGIESKASSKLSVK from the coding sequence CTGTAGATAACCTTACGAGCGTTACTAATATAAAGACATTACAGGGTATGAAAGATATTGGTTTTGAATGGGATCCTATTTATGATACAAATGTAAGTGGGTATAAAATTTTTAGAAAAGAAGTAAAAGAAGATGGTACAATAGGAAATGATGTGTTGATTGCTACAATAAAAGATAGATATGCTACGCATTTTTCTGATAATAATTTAAAAACAAATACTCAATATATTTATACATTTGCTACTTTTAATGATTCTGGATTATCAACTTTGAATCAGGTTAATGTTAAAACAAAGGGTACTATATCTGGTGTTACTTTTATACAAGCAATAGCTGGATTGCCAAATAAAATTAAAATTATATGGAGACCTCATAATGATACTAGGGTTGTAAAATATAATATTTATAAAAAAGATTTAAAATCCGATAATTGGCGTATATTAGCAACGGTAAATAATCGTTTAAGTGCTGAATACATAGATACAGTTAAGCCTAATATGTATGCTAGATATAAAATTAGTGCTGTTACTTTTAATGGTGTTGAAAGTGAATTTAGCCAAGAAGTTGAAGCTATAAGTAAGGTATTACCACCACAGGTTATAAATATTCAGGCTAGTTCAAATTTGCCTAAAAAAATAATACTTACTTGGGATGCACCAAAATATAATGATTTTGCCTATTATAGAATTTATTCTTCAAGAGCTTCATTGTTGCCTTTTTTTGAATTGGCTACAACACACGAAAATCAATATGAAGATTTAGTAAATGATGATGGAGTTACTAGATATTATTATATTACGATGGTAGATAAAGATGGCTTAGAAAGTCAAAAATCAAATGTAAATGTAGCTGGTATGAGTTTAGCAAAACCGAAATCTCCTATTATTACAGGATTTGAATTATATGGTGAAACTGGTCTTAAAGTTAAGTGGGTTAATAATGATAATCGCATAAAACATTTTAAGTTGTTTAAAAATGGTACTGAAATAGCTAATGGTATCAATGGTAATTTTTTCATAGATAGTTCTTATGTATCTGGTGATACATATCAAGTTGTAGGTATAGATGAGTATGGTATAGAATCAAAAGCAAGTTCAAAATTGAGTGTTAAATAA
- a CDS encoding cell division ATP-binding protein FtsE gives MNSANVLNASNLTIAYNKEIVINNVNFSAYEGDFIFITGKSGSGKTTLLKSFFGEISDFDGNLHVLFKNMHNINNVELLKLRRKLGIIFQDYKLINELNVIENIALPLRIAGYKNEQIMNQVDILLKYIKLQHKAKKMPLELSGGEQQRIALARAIIHNPKIIICDEPTGNLDSHSADIIWQILNNGARNTFNSCIIVATHQIPKKIDFSYRHFQLESGELHEFA, from the coding sequence ATGAATTCGGCTAATGTTTTAAATGCGTCAAATTTAACAATCGCATATAATAAAGAAATAGTGATAAATAATGTAAATTTCAGCGCTTATGAAGGAGATTTTATATTTATTACTGGCAAAAGTGGTAGTGGTAAAACAACATTGCTTAAAAGTTTTTTTGGAGAAATTAGTGATTTTGATGGCAATTTGCATGTTTTATTTAAAAATATGCATAACATAAATAATGTTGAATTATTAAAATTAAGAAGAAAATTAGGAATTATTTTTCAGGACTATAAACTTATAAATGAGTTAAATGTTATTGAAAATATAGCTTTGCCATTAAGAATTGCAGGTTATAAAAATGAACAGATAATGAATCAAGTAGATATATTATTAAAATATATTAAACTTCAGCATAAAGCAAAAAAAATGCCATTAGAGTTAAGTGGTGGAGAACAACAAAGAATTGCTTTAGCAAGAGCTATTATTCATAATCCTAAAATTATAATTTGTGATGAACCTACAGGAAATTTAGATTCTCACTCAGCAGATATTATTTGGCAAATTTTAAATAATGGTGCTAGAAATACTTTTAATTCTTGTATTATAGTTGCAACTCATCAAATTCCAAAAAAAATTGATTTTTCATATAGGCATTTTCAATTAGAATCCGGAGAATTACATGAATTCGCTTAA